The Heliorestis convoluta genome includes the window TGATAAGCATCTGTTAAAGCAACGAATTTCGTCTTGTTATGTTGACCTGCTTGTTGATGATATTGAAAGCTTAGCTTGAGAGCCACTTCAACAGCCGAGGACCCATTGTCAGCAAAAAATACTTTATTCAACCCCGGTGGTGTAATATCTACAATTTTTTCTGCTAGCTCAATGGCGGGTTGGTGAGAGAAGTTGGCGAATATCACATGTTCAAGCTGGTCGAGTTGTTTTTTTATGGCCTTGTTAATTCGCGGGTTACAATGACCAAAAAGATTCACCCACCAGGAAGAAACGGCATCTAAATAGGAATGACCCGTAAAGTCATACAGATAAGCGCCTTCTCCTTTTTCTATAACAATGGGCGGAAAATCCTCGTAGTCTTTCATCTGTGAGCAGGGGTGCCAGATATATTGTAAATCTTTTTTTTGAAGTTCTTTCATAATCATAAGCTTTTACCTCGTAATGTATTAACAGGTATCTCTAAGACAAGTCTTCTCGTTTTTCAATTTTAAAATATAGACAGTGATAGGTAGCTTGCGTTTTGTTGCTACTATGATAGGTTTGTTCGTATATTCGAATCATTTCTTTTAGCAAGGTAGGATGAGCCAAACGGTTACAGTTGCTGTTGCTAGCACCCACTTTTTTGATCGACTTTAAAAAATCCCGTACCGAAGCAAAATACTCTATTTCTTCTTTTTCCATGGTTGTAATGTGGTACGGCGATGGAGTTTTGCTTGTTACTTTTTCATGAAGTAGTTGGAGCAGTTCCTCTCTATGGAAAAAATTCTGTCCTGGTGAGGCATCGGTGGAAAGTTGAAGTATTTCTTTCGCTTTGGCGTAGGAGTGGTGCAGCTCTTGAAAGGTTTTGTTACCAAAGGTTGAAAAAATGAGAAGTCCCTGGTGCTTTAAGAGAGAGTCTAACTTGGCAAGGGTCTCACCGGGCTGGTTAAACCATTGAAAAGTGGCATTAGAAATAATAAGGTCAAACTTTTTAGGAATCCCGATCTCTTCAATATCGCCACAGAGAAAGTCGAGATTTTGGTGGTTCAGTTTTTTCTGGGCATAGTCAATCATGCCAGGGGCGATATCGACAGCTGTAATCTGAGCTTCTGGATAGAGGGTACACAGCCTTTTTGTTAAATAGCCGGTGCCGCAGCCAACTTCCAAAATGTCGATATTTTTGTTGCTGATTATAGGGCCATCTTCTTCTTGTCCCTTGTCTCCTTTGACAAGGAAAAAATTAAGAAGATCTTGGGCCATTTTTTTTTGTACATTGGCGTAGTTGTCATAATTGGCCGCGTTGCGGCTAAAATTGATGCGCAGCACTTTTTTGTCAATCATGGTTCTCCTTTAGCGCATGGCGCTTGATCACTGTCACAAAATCTTCTGGCCTGGTGTAAAAGGGCATATGGCCGGCACCTTCAAGGGAATGAAAAACTACAGGACCTTTCCAGTGTGTAGCAATATACGCCGCGGCAGATTCAGGACAAACTGTATCTTGGTCTCCTTGAATCAGCATAAGTGGTGTTGATAAGGTGGGAAGAACATGTCGAAGATCTTCTTGAAGTAGGAGGTCAAGGCCAGCGAGCAACGTTCCTAGATCGTAGTGTTCAGCGTTAATTTGATTTTCTTCCATAAATTGTTGATCGTAGCCTTGCTCTTTCTCTACTTCTGAGAACATGGAGATATAAAAGTTATGTAAACATTTTTCTTTGTCTTGGGTAAGAGCCCTTTTCATTTTTTCGACAATCTGAGGAGGCAACCCGCAGTTGTACTTGCTTTTGCGGTCTCTAGTAAAACGGCTCGTTCCACTGACGAGTATGATTTGCTGAAGCTGAGAACGGGGATGTGATGGTAGCTGCGGGAGATCTTGAAACTGAGATTGAGATTGCGCGGCCTTATAGTGAAAAGCAAATTGAATGGCCAGAAGGCTTCCTAGAGACCAGCCGAGTAAAGAAAAGGATTCCTGAGGAGCCACTTTTTCATGA containing:
- the bioC gene encoding malonyl-ACP O-methyltransferase BioC, which gives rise to MIDKKVLRINFSRNAANYDNYANVQKKMAQDLLNFFLVKGDKGQEEDGPIISNKNIDILEVGCGTGYLTKRLCTLYPEAQITAVDIAPGMIDYAQKKLNHQNLDFLCGDIEEIGIPKKFDLIISNATFQWFNQPGETLAKLDSLLKHQGLLIFSTFGNKTFQELHHSYAKAKEILQLSTDASPGQNFFHREELLQLLHEKVTSKTPSPYHITTMEKEEIEYFASVRDFLKSIKKVGASNSNCNRLAHPTLLKEMIRIYEQTYHSSNKTQATYHCLYFKIEKREDLS
- a CDS encoding alpha/beta fold hydrolase, coding for MEKHKMKKKQKLILLPGWSMDSRVWCKAIPLLSEDYEVYSCDWYGLKSVEDYYQRAFSLIHEKVAPQESFSLLGWSLGSLLAIQFAFHYKAAQSQSQFQDLPQLPSHPRSQLQQIILVSGTSRFTRDRKSKYNCGLPPQIVEKMKRALTQDKEKCLHNFYISMFSEVEKEQGYDQQFMEENQINAEHYDLGTLLAGLDLLLQEDLRHVLPTLSTPLMLIQGDQDTVCPESAAAYIATHWKGPVVFHSLEGAGHMPFYTRPEDFVTVIKRHALKENHD